Genomic DNA from Candidatus Sulfurimonas marisnigri:
TTCCTTATTGAGTTACTTGACCAAAGTTTTCGTTCAAAAGATGGAGATAGAGTTGCTGATCAGTTAGAGCATATCTTTGCCAAATATAAAAGTACAGACTTTTTTTCTCAATTTGAACAGATCCTTATCTGGTTATTTCGTGATGTAGGTATTTATGTAAGTTCTATATCTATTCCCCTTTTTATTAAGTATCTTCGAAATGACATTAGTAGCATAGTTATTAAGGGCGAAGATCCAGTTTTAGCTAAACATATGAAAGCTAGAAAAAATGAGGGAACTCGTGTAAATATCAATGTCATTGGAGAGATAGTACTAAGTGAAGAAGAAGCGCAAGAGAGAGTAGATAAATATATAAAACTTTTAGAAAATCCAGATGTTGATTACCTCTCTATAAAAATATCAAATCTTTTTTCTCAGATAGTTCCACATGCACATCATAATAACATTGTTAAAATTTCGAAGCAGTTAGAAAAAGTTTATAGCACGGCTATGAAAAACAGATATAAAGATAAAGATGGTAAAGAGAAGTATAAATTTGTAAATCTTGATATGGAAGAGTATAGAGATATTGAAATCACTATTGATTCATTTAAAAATGTTTTAGAAAAAGAGGAATTTAAAGATTTTCACGCAGGTATTGTTATCCAAAATTATCTACCAGATGCTATGATTTATATCAAAGATTTAGTAGCTTGGGCTAAGAATAGAGTTCTTAATGGTGGAGCCCCTATAAAAATCCGTATTGTAAAAGGTGCAAATCAAGAGATGGAGTTAACCGAAGCTTCTTTAAGAGGTTGGCCTAATGTTACTTATTCATCAAAAGCGGAGAGTGATGCAAACTTTAAGATAGCAATGGATTTTTTGCTAGACCCCGAAGTAGCGCCATATGCTCATACCGGTATAGCCTCTCATAATCTTTTTGACCATGCTTTAGCTATGCTTTTAGCAAAAGAGAGAGGAACACAGAAATACTGTTCCGCTGAGATGTTAGAGGGGATGAGTGAGGCAGCTTATGAAGTCCTAAAGAAGGAAGGCTTAAATGTAATACTTTACGCCCCAACCGCTACAAAAGAAACATTTACAAATGCTATTGCTTATCTTGTTCGACGATTTGATGAAAATACAGCAGATCAAAATTTTTTAAGACATAGTTTTGGTCTTGAAGTCGATACTCCAGCTTGGGATACTCTCATAAAAAGTTATGACGACGCCATCGCTTTAATACCAACTGTTCATCAAAAACCATACAGAACGCAAGATAGAAACAAAGAGATAACCAAGAAAGATATTGACATAAGATATTATCAATTTGAAAATGAACCAGATACAGATTTTATTTTATCTGCAAACAGAAAATGGGCGGAGAGTATCTGCGATAAATGGCAAAATATTGGTAAAGTTGGTGGTTTTAACGCTTATCCAGTTGTTGGTGGTAAAATAGTTAAAAGAGACGATAATATTATAGAGGTAATAGATAAATCTCAATATCATGAAAAAAAAATAGCCGGACATTATATGTCAGCAAATGAAGATGATATGAGAGTAGCTATCGCTACTGCAAAAGAGGACCCAGATGGTTGGAGAAAATTACACTATTTAGAAAGACAAAGAATTTTAATGGATGTGGCGCATGAGTTAAGATTGGCAAGAGCTGATTTAATTGGTGTTGCTGCCGCTGAAGTTGGAAAAGTTTTTACTGAGACAGATGTAGAAGTAAGTGAAGCGATAGACTTTGCAAATTTTTATCCTTATAGTGTGGCTAAAATGTCAGGTCTTACAGGTGTTGAAGCAAGTGGTAAAGGCGTTGGATTGGTTATAAGTCCTTGGAATTTCCCTATCGCTATTCCTGTTGGAGGAGTTGTGGCATCTTTGGCCGCTGGAAATACGGTTATACTAAAACCTGCTAAAGATTCAATCCTTTGTGGATATAGGCTTTGTCAATGTTTCTGGGATGCAGGGGTAAGTAAAAATACACTTCAGTTTCTACCTGCTCTTGGAAGTGAAGTTGGTAAGCATGTTATACCTAATGAAAATATTGATTTTACTATATTTACAGGCTCAGATAAGACAGCGTATCGAATCATAAAATCACGTCCAGATATAAGTTTAAGTGCTGAAACTGGTGGTAAAGATGCCACCATAGTAACAGCACTTGCGGATAGAGATCAGGCTATTAAAAATGTAGTTGTATCTGCCTTTCATAACTCTGGACAGAAATGTTCAGCTACATCATTGTTAGTTTTAGAAAAAGAATTATATGAAAACAAAGCTTTTAAAAAGACTTTAAAAGAGGCAGTAGAGTCACTTCAGACAGGTTCAGTGTGGAATTTTGCAAATCGAATAGGTACTCTTTCAAATCTACCTGCAGGAAGTCTTAAAAAATCACTTACATATCTTGATGATGGTGAAGAGTGGCTTGTCCCACCTTCTTATGCAGATAAAGGCAACCCTTATATGCTTACACCATCTGTGAGAT
This window encodes:
- a CDS encoding proline dehydrogenase family protein, producing MSIPKKTVQEVKSVAYEWQKKIQVSRKGKEQDFHDMMMKMLKNPINKIFLIELLDQSFRSKDGDRVADQLEHIFAKYKSTDFFSQFEQILIWLFRDVGIYVSSISIPLFIKYLRNDISSIVIKGEDPVLAKHMKARKNEGTRVNINVIGEIVLSEEEAQERVDKYIKLLENPDVDYLSIKISNLFSQIVPHAHHNNIVKISKQLEKVYSTAMKNRYKDKDGKEKYKFVNLDMEEYRDIEITIDSFKNVLEKEEFKDFHAGIVIQNYLPDAMIYIKDLVAWAKNRVLNGGAPIKIRIVKGANQEMELTEASLRGWPNVTYSSKAESDANFKIAMDFLLDPEVAPYAHTGIASHNLFDHALAMLLAKERGTQKYCSAEMLEGMSEAAYEVLKKEGLNVILYAPTATKETFTNAIAYLVRRFDENTADQNFLRHSFGLEVDTPAWDTLIKSYDDAIALIPTVHQKPYRTQDRNKEITKKDIDIRYYQFENEPDTDFILSANRKWAESICDKWQNIGKVGGFNAYPVVGGKIVKRDDNIIEVIDKSQYHEKKIAGHYMSANEDDMRVAIATAKEDPDGWRKLHYLERQRILMDVAHELRLARADLIGVAAAEVGKVFTETDVEVSEAIDFANFYPYSVAKMSGLTGVEASGKGVGLVISPWNFPIAIPVGGVVASLAAGNTVILKPAKDSILCGYRLCQCFWDAGVSKNTLQFLPALGSEVGKHVIPNENIDFTIFTGSDKTAYRIIKSRPDISLSAETGGKDATIVTALADRDQAIKNVVVSAFHNSGQKCSATSLLVLEKELYENKAFKKTLKEAVESLQTGSVWNFANRIGTLSNLPAGSLKKSLTYLDDGEEWLVPPSYADKGNPYMLTPSVRWGTKNNDFCHMNELFGPVLSVMCADNLDHAIELVNATGYGLTSGIETLDKREQDYWRDKILAGNLYINRGTTGAIVTRQPFGGMRKSAIGSGKKAGGFNYVSQFMNIDYKKTNLYESCSTQFIDQMRSFLTRDTVFNDECELALRHICHFAHWHEVEFLKEHDYAYIRGESNIIRYLPVESVLLRVEENDALDEILTTIIAIKMIGAKLHVSIPKKSKKAELIWLESKQTSFIGKEDSISRDDEDELIEIMTKVQRVRFLHPDNVTQNIYEQVASKAIYIAHDPFVSHGRLELMHYFIEQSISNSYHRYGNLGIQGLTLEEV